From the genome of Zalophus californianus isolate mZalCal1 chromosome 6, mZalCal1.pri.v2, whole genome shotgun sequence, one region includes:
- the LOC118357090 gene encoding 40S ribosomal protein S6-like codes for MKLNISFPATGCQKLIEVDDERKLRTFYEKRMATEVAADALGEEWKGYVVRISGGNDKQGFPMKQGVLTHGRVRLLLSKGHSCYRPRRTGERKRKSVRGCIVDANLSVLNLVVVKKWEKDIPGLTDTTVPRRLGPKRASRIRKLFSLSKEDDVRQYVVRKPLNKEGKKPRTKAPKIQRLVTPRVLQHKRRRIALKKQRTKKNKEEAAEYAKLLAKRMKEAKEKRQEQIAKRRRLSSLRASTSKSESSQK; via the coding sequence ATGAAGCTGAACATCTCTTTCCCAGCTACTGGCTGCCAGAAACTCATTGAAGTGGACGATGAACGCAAACTTCGTACCTTTTATGAGAAGCGTATGGCCACAGAAGTTGCTGCTGATGCTCTGGGTGAAGAATGGAAGGGTTATGTGGTCCGAATCAGTGGTGGCAATGACAAACAGGGCTTCCCCATGAAGCAGGGTGTCTTGACCCATGGTCGTGTCCGTCTGCTGCTGAGTAAGGGGCATTCCTGCTATAGACCAAGGcggactggagagagaaagcgcaaaTCCGTTCGGGGTTGCATTGTGGATGCCAATCTCAGTGTTCTCAACTTGGTCGTTGtaaaaaaatgggagaaggatATTCCTGGACTCACTGATACTACTGTGCCTCGTCGCCTGGGGCCCAAAAGAGCCAGCAGAATCCGCAAACTTTTCAGTCTCTCTAAAGAAGATGATGTCCGCCAGTATGTTGTGAGAAAGCCCCtaaacaaagaagggaagaaacctAGAACCAAAGCTCCTAAGATTCAGCGTCTTGTTACTCCACGAGTCCTCCAGCACAAACGGCGGCGTATTGCTTTGAAGAAGCAgcgcactaagaaaaataaggaagaggctgcagaatatgctaaacttttggccaagagaatgaaggaggccaaagaaaaacgCCAGGAACAGATTGCCAAGAGACGGAGGCTGTCCTCTCTGAGAGCCTCTACCTCTAAGTCTGAGTCcagtcaaaaatga